In Hyperolius riggenbachi isolate aHypRig1 chromosome 10, aHypRig1.pri, whole genome shotgun sequence, a genomic segment contains:
- the LOC137536730 gene encoding zinc finger BED domain-containing protein 5-like, whose translation MERFLNFNRKHGNGDKDCEPQTSGGKGVKRRKCRKYDDSYLNFGFTSVEIHQEERPQCVICLKVLAPECMIPSKLKRHLETNYPNVANKSPDFFARRLSDIQEQKKTFLKQASIPKNALLASYKVAYLVAKCKKPHTIPEDLILPAAMEMVTLMAGESTGKLLSKIPLSNSTVSRRIECMAEDLNDQITEKMKGKEFGLQLDEATDSHKDAHLICYARFIDEDKIMEDLLFCKSITAGIKGQDLFNILDTFMSDNNLDWTKCVGVCTDGGRSMSGCYGGLQALVRNKAPDALWTHCVIHREALASKQLSPPLNLVMENVLKVVNYIKTRPQKACFFKKMCEDMGSEHTSLLYYCSSRWLSRGNVLSRVFELRQELYSYLEEEDHECGRHFLDTGFLAKLAYLCDVFQKLNVLNLSLQGKNTHILKLSEKISAFKKKLILWRRKLEENDWKDCFPLMHDFITSNDLSLDHELKCVFEYHLTQLSYWFEKYFPEDCNKYAWVQDPFRNEIPSDFTSAEQESFIELSCDINLKAKFSHMDLTDFWITIANEYPLLSAKAKRILIPFATSYLCEAGFSAVAVIKSKYRSKLEVEKEMRLAVSNLIPRFEKLCSAQQAHTSH comes from the coding sequence ATGGAAAGGTTTTTGAACTTCAATAGGAAACACGGGAATGGAGACAAAGATTGTGAACCACAGACTAGTGGTGGCAAAGGTGTGAAGAGACGTAAATGTCGGAAATATGACGACTCCTATCTAAACTTTGGTTTTACTTCAGTGGAGATCCATCAAGAAGAGCGTCCGCAGTGTGTAATATGTCTCAAAGTTTTGGCTCCAGAGTGCATGATTCCTAGTAAACTAAAACGTCACTTGGAAACAAATTATCCTAATGTGGCTAATAAATCTCCTGATTTTTTTGCAAGAAGATTAAGTGACATACAAgaacaaaagaaaacatttttgaaaCAAGCCTCAATACCAAAAAATGCCTTGCTAGCCTCATACAAGGTAGCATATTTAGTGGCAAAGTGTAAAAAGCCCCACACCATTCCAGAGGATCTGATTTTACCAGCTGCTATGGAGATGGTCACACTTATGGCTGGAGAATCTACAGGAAAACTGCTTTCCAAAATACCTTTATCCAACAGTACTGTTAGTCGGAGaattgaatgcatggccgaagatcTCAATGATCAAATTACTGAAAAAATGAAGGGAAAGGAATTTGGATTACAGCTTGATGAGGCAACTGACAGCCACAAAGATGCTCATTTGATCTGCTATGCAAGATTTATTGATGAAGACAAAATCATGGAAGACCTCCTGTTTTGTAAAAGTATTACGGCAGGTATAAAGGGACAAGACTTGTTCAATATTCTGGACACTTTTATGAGTGACAACAACCTGGACTGGACAAAGTGTGTTGGAGTTTGCACGGATGGAGGTCGTTCTATGTCTGGCTGTTATGGAGGCTTACAGGCACTTGTAAGAAATAAAGCTCCTGATGCACTCTGGACCCACTGTGTTATCCACAGAGAAGCACTTGCCTCAAAGCAACTCAGTCCTCCACTTAACCTAGTAATGGAAAATGTCTTAAAAGTTGTAAATTACATTAAAACTCGACCACAGAAagcatgtttttttaaaaaaatgtgtgaggatatgGGATCTGAGCATACATCCTTATTGTACTACTGTAGCTCACGATGGCTCTCTCGTGGCAATGTACTGTCTCGTGTTTTTGAATTGCGTCAAGAACTCTACTCCTATCTTGAAGAAGAAGATCATGAGTGTGGCAGACACTTCTTAGATACAGGTTTCTTGGCAAAATTAGCATACTTGTGTGATGTCTTCCAAAAATTGAATGTTTTAAATCTCTCCCTACAGGGAAAGAACACACACATTCTGAAACTTTCTGAGAAGAtatcagcatttaaaaaaaaattaatactttGGAGGAGGAAATTAGAAGAAAATGATTGGAAGGACTGTTTCCCATTGATGCATGATTTCATTACATCCAATGACCTATCCTTGGACCATGAACTGAAATGTGTTTTTGAATACCACCTCACACAGCTCAGTTACTGGTTTGAAAAATACTTCCCAGAAGATTGTAATAAATATGCATGGGTCCAAGACCCATTTCGGAATGAGATTCCATCAGATTTTACTTCTGCCGAACAAGAAAGTTTCATTGAATTGTCCTGTGACATAAATTTAAAAGCCAAATTTTCTCACATGGACCTAACTGATTTTTGGATAACAATTGCTAATGAATATCCCCTACTGAGTGCGAAAGCCAAGCGCATTTTAATTCCATTTGCAACCTCATATCTATGCGAGGCTGGTTTTTCAGCAGTTGCTGTGATTAAGAGCAAGTATCGTTCAAAACTTGAAGTGGAAAAGGAAATGAGGCTGGCTGTATCAAATCTGATTCCAAGGTTTGAAAAGTTGTGCAGTGCCCAACAGGCTCATACTTCTCATTAG